A genomic window from Montipora capricornis isolate CH-2021 chromosome 8, ASM3666992v2, whole genome shotgun sequence includes:
- the LOC138013798 gene encoding putative uncharacterized protein DDB_G0271982, whose amino-acid sequence MANHEQKVICEFLALLKTNPNALSSVLQTTQLQAAITSNEQTDASNSSSTSSRSTSSSPTSDEESAQNTGAVDIVSTGTTAYSAKDLLAKRGAKGKGSKAQQTFRFVLRESARKCGIWENPPLMREINMKTLEVFTKKMNKYKDEACQRPVVVAEENSTPVNTTLIQVEQALKVDDPAGHDQVEEDDQDTGLSFTSSEELFVMDGARKIARATFLRTSKADSDFKKLVMQSNFLKSDDKVELTGPNTEKYLCEIQVGQKFYWPENQLLKHVAKSKQSKPKEPEKKTTQSKPKEPEKKAKQSKPKEPEKMATQSKPKELDKTAKQSNKPKEPEKTAKQSKPKEPEKTAKQSKPKEPEKMATQSKPKELEKTATQSKPKEPEKTAISKESQDLQVTPTDKQTHKLLQI is encoded by the exons ATGGCAAATCACGAGCAAAAAGTAATTTGCGAATTTCTCGCTTTGTTGAAAACAAACCCAAATGCTTTGTCCAGCGTTTTGCAAACGACACAACTACAGGCAGCGATTACCTCCAACGAGCAAACGGATGCGTCGAACTCATCAAGCACGAGCTCTCGATCTACATCTAGTTCACCCACTTCTGACGAAGAGTCTGCACAGAACACTGGGGCAGTCGACATCGTTTCCACCGGCACCACCGCTTACAGCGCAAAAGATCTTCTGGCAAAACGAGGGGCAAAGGGCAAAGGATCGAAAGCCCAACAAACATTTCGG TTTGTGTTGAGGGAGTCTGCCAGGAAATGTGGCATTTGGGAGAACCCTCCTCTCATGCGAGAGATTAACATGAAAACGCTGGAAGTGTTTACTAAAaag ATGAATAAATACAAAGATGAGGCCTGCCAGAGGCCAGTAGTTGTTGCTGAAGAAAACTCCACGCCGGTGAATACAACACTCATCCAAGTTGAGCAGGCTCTTAAAGTTGATGATCCTGCAGGTCATGATCAAGTTGAAGAAGATGATCAGGACACAGGACTTTCTTTCACTTCATC GGAGGAGCTGTTCGTAATGGATGGtgcaaggaaaattgcccgggCAACTTTTCTCCGAACATCTAAAGCAGACA GTGACTTTAAAAAACTGGTCATGCAGTCCAACTTTCTGAAAAGTGACGATAAAGTCGAGCTGACGGGACCAAACACAGAGAAATATCTCTGTGAAATCCAG GTTGGTCAAAAATTTTACTGGCCCGAAAACCAGTTGCTGAAACATGTGGCCAAATCAAAGCAAAGTAAGCCCAAGGAACctgaaaaaaagacaacacaaaGTAAGCCCAAGGAACCAGAGAAAAAGGCAAAGCAAAGTAAGCCCAAGGAACCGGAGAAAATGGCAACACAAAGTAAGCCTaaggaactggacaaaacggcaaagCAAAGTAATAAGCCCAAGGAACCGGAGAAAACGGCAAAGCAAAGTAAGCCCAAGGAACCGGAGAAAACGGCAAAGCAAAGTAAGCCCAAGGAACCGGAGAAAATGGCAACACAAAGTAAGCCCAAGGAACTGGAGAAAACGGCAACACAAAGTAAGCCCAAGGAACCGGAGAAAACGGCAATCAGCAAGGAAAGCCAAGACCTGCAGGTGACACCAACCGACAAACAAACCCACAAACTATTGCAAATATAA